One Onthophagus taurus isolate NC chromosome 11, IU_Otau_3.0, whole genome shotgun sequence genomic window carries:
- the LOC111424127 gene encoding sortilin-related receptor-like isoform X1, which translates to MVFRLLLCVSLFLANFLASGQVVIEESEHPRFILPENWNDPDDSLFRSAVSHIGDELRKKRDVTTPRSPTNNNIITNSSITVHHLNDTHKQLMVHWVGEGSNVIICLARNPILSSMSQSANPSTVFISYDYGDTFVNKTDLFKLNNLPNGNYSNVEKFYNHPNYKTHFVFSDTKNKYIFVTTNYGKTITPIKLEFTPSEVQFREMHSNDILILDKTSPDRTLWYSSNFGRTFDILEQHVKSFTWTNNKNYLILQRTLPSNLSSIMYTKMSPLSRQHLQLFAKDVVDMFVKDDYVFYVKKSTSDDFDLFVSYNFDSPRQCIFDTELKRKSYQVVDVTNDRVFVSISHTEMISHLYVSDNLNVEKNSQTNVKLTLSLENVLAYFHNSWPDSWLQFFFRHIAEEAFTDIYKVEGMTGIYIASQIAYTPRNQYNLGPENLVTKITFDHGASWRLIRSPEHDNEGQIISCDQGNNCSLHLTQRFNQLYPDTRTLSILSSKSAPGILVATGVIGKSLKGHFGVYISTDAGLTWRQSLKDLHFFNMGDHGGLLTAVKYYKTRHDTNSLLYSTDMGEKWEEKEFDKESIRLYGLMTEPGANTTVFTLFGSKVEQHQWIIVKIDLKNVFKYNCTDLDYKTWSPSVSVDGRRLIPCPLGKQQTYKRRIPHAECYIGTNYDMPISEEPCACTATDYECDFGFMQDESHGHCIRNKSSKFDPYEIPEMCQPGQMYNRTKGYRKISGDVCSKGYYDFYAPDVIPCPFKEIPTFLLIAQRDRIIRLNPVTRQKEDLPVADFRNVIAIDFDMKNNCVFWADIIKDHIGRQCLDGKSPNEILINSNLSSVEGMSYDWISKNLYFVDGRDAKIELIRVDVPQPRHYRRTILTPPILKKPRGIIVHPIAEFLFWTDWASHPSISKANLNGTNVTQLFKSPVIEWPNGITIDYIAERIYWVDAKLDYIGSSDFYGNKFNKVLHDSIYVMHPFSVAVFKDTMYWDDWKRNSIFSADKDHGIGIDTLANEIHGLMEMKIYAHSIQDGTNACANSTCQYICVSVNQKPVCLCPDGFDMKDGKCVCPGGSVPNANMSCPKYQSTCSFKYFACKSGQCIPKSWQCDNENDCAEGEDEKNCESATCAPNYFACDNGLCLPTYWRCDFDKDCPDGADERNCPVQNCTQSQFKCNNGRCISNHWKCDGENDCRDNSDELNCFDSVPAVCKTDEFKCTTGGISCIPLSWYCDGENDCSDHSDEAQCNNLTCSEYQFKCGGPNEKCIVKQWVCDGDKDCPDGSDEKNCTESTSTVEPTPVSTYNCHEWMFKCDSQLCIPYWWKCDMAIDCDDGSDEAGCYYPTTTATNLNVTASEIPWSSSTCAANQFQCVSGYCISSSWVCDGMADCEDREDELHCPIAPKCSLDQYTCRFDGSCISLSKVCDGNIDCLNGQDEESCTYNHNVPEIPAPPTCSIGFFPCDVNICHPMAQRCDGFQHCADGFDENNCTNVDRYYQVLQMGIEDRGRTESSLFLYWWIAMPENEKLEFLPSISMIGNNTWQNGTWIDTSNYTFKNLEPFTHYNMTVYVRVANTTRVFPPAKFYPSMTTEGVPSIPLNVTVNQVNASHVLVSWNQPTHVHGVIKAYEVGFYPPSPPIHITQHNNSTSMMLDPDFETGVKYSFYVIAHNAKHSSGLSEVVTIVFDKDAEVEAVENLRVTAQDEHNISLAWDYEKRYDEFLVEITVRSPYPKLQPRRTNTTKIDIKNLSPSVLYQFEVRSVHKQFKGPYSYIATYTNGTSLPEVPNLSVMINKNEATSVKVSWDRPKYAKKANWMYGVYYGLTVDEVLEKPRFNTSSLGATITGLGACESYIFTVGLIGPLGVGPLQTDSHIVKTFFNVRAPPENLRVTQGSRRYDMMTVKWSASCPTINQDLGYIISVTELGRNEMMPFKLKNVTATEISHDFYVNFGGIYKVVVSTDAEGAKPSPEVIYNAPPVPPAFDVQVMIENNGSYVVYWRGHNITALNLANVSYEYEVLISEGKDLNEKTAQRFTVTNPPFIYNNVTAEMYSFGVMMKTERGYRSALSNVATVKTPEASPWMGDISKTSLTTVLVIVCLLLVVSGGALGFLYVRHKRLQNSFTRFANSHYDSRSDAATFDDHGLEEEESPQIRGFSDDEPLVIA; encoded by the exons gtgCACCATCTAAACGACACCCATAAACAATTAATGGTTCACTGGGTTGGCGAAGGTAGCAACGTGATAATTTGTTTAGCAAGAAATCCGATTCTTTCGTCTATGAGTCAATCAGCGAATCCATCGacagtttttatttcttatgaCTACGGGGATACCTTCGTTAATAAAACTGACTTATTTAAGTTAAACAATTTGCCAAATGGAAATTATTCCAACgttgaaaagttttataatCATCCAAACTACAAGACGCAC TTTGTATTTTCTGACACCAAAAACAAATACATCTTCGTGACTACAAATTATGGAAAAACTATAACTCCAATTAAGTTGGAGTTTACGCCAAGTGAAGTTCAATTTAGAGAAATGCATTCGaatgatattttgattttagatAAAACGAGTCCGGATAGAACa tTGTGGTACTCTTCAAATTTCGGCCGAACTTTCGATATTTTGGAACAACACGTAAAATCTTTTACTTGgacaaacaataaaaattatttaatcctCCAACGAACGCTTCCATCAAATTTATCGTCGATTATGTATACGAAAATGTCACCGTTAAGTCGACAACATCTTCAACTTTTCGCTAAAGATGTTGTCGATATGTTTGTTAAGGACGATTACGTTTTTtacgtgaaaaaatcaacttctgacgattttgatttatttgtttcttataattttgattcacCAAGGCAGTGCATTTTCgatacagaattaaaacgaaaatcttACCAAGTCGTTGATGTCACGAACGATCGAGTTTTCGTTTCGATCAGCCACACAGAAATGATTTCCCATTTATACGTTTCCGATAAtttaaatgttgaaaaaaattcccAAACAAACGTTAAATTAACGTTGTctttagaaaatgttttggCGTACTTTCATAATTCATGGCCAGATTCTTGGTTGca attctTTTTTAGACACATAGCTGAAGAAGCTTTTACAGACATTTACAAAGTTGAAGGGATGACAGGGATTTATATAGCATCGCAAATCGCTTATACGCCAAGAAACCAATATAATTTAGGTCCGGAAAATCTTGTTACGAAAATTACGTTCGATCATGGAGCATCGTGGAGATTGATCAGATCACCAGAACACGATAACGAGGGACAAATTATTTCTTGCGATCAAGGCAACAATTGTTCTTTACATCTTACACAACGTTTCAATCAACTTTATCCTGATACAAGAACTTTAAGTATTTTAAGCAGTAAATCTGCTCCGGGAATTTTGGTTGCTACAGGAGTTATCGGTAAAAGTTTAAAG gGTCATTTTGGAGTATATATAAGTACGGATGCTGGATTAACATGGCGTCAATCATTAAAAGATCTTCACTTTTTCAACATGGGTGATCACGGAGGTTTGTTAACCGCcgttaaatattataaaactcGTCATGATACAAACAGTTTGTTGTATTCCACTGATATGGGTGAGAAATGGGAGGAAAAAGAATTCGATAAGGAATCGATTCGTTTATATGGGTTGATGACCGAACCGGGAGCGAATACTAccgtttttactttatttggATCGAAAGTAGAGCAGCATCAATGgattattgtaaaaattgatttgaaaaatgtttttaaatataattgtaCGGATCTTGATTATAAAACTTGGTCTCCGAGTGTAAGCGTTGACGGTCGACGACTTATTCCGTGCCCTTTGGGTAAACAACAAACATACAAAAGACGAATTCCTCACGCTGAATGCTACATTGGAACAAATTATGATATGCCAATATCTGAAGAACCTTGCGCTTGCACAGCAACTGATTATGAATGCGATTTTGGTTTTATGCAGGATGAAAGTCACGGTCATTgcataagaaataaaagctcGAAGTTTGATCCATATGAAATTCCCGAAATGTGCCAACCCGGACAAATGTATAATAGGACGAAAGGATATAGAAAGATTTCCGGCGATGTTTGTTCAAAGggttattacgatttttacgCCCCCGATGTAATTCCATGCCCTTTCAAAGAAAttccaacatttttattgatagcTCAAAGAGATCGAATAATTCGTTTGAATCCTGTTACCCGTCAAAAAGAAGATCTTCCTGTCGCGGATTTCCGAAACGTAATAGCCATCGATTTtgatatgaaaaataattgCGTTTTTTGGGCCGATATTATTAAAGACCATATTGGAAGGCAATGTTTAGATGGAAAATCGccaaatgaaattttgatcAATTCGAATTTATCGTCGGTTGAAGGAATGTCTTACGATTGGAtatcgaaaaatttatattttgttgatGGAAGAGatgcaaaaattgaattaattcgCGTCGATGTTCCACAACCAAGACATTATCGCCGAACAATTTTAACACCACcaattttaaagaaacctAGAGGTATAATCGTTCATCCAATCGCCGAGTTCTTATTTTGGACAGATTGGGCATCACATCCCTCGATTTCAAAAGCTAATTTAAACGGTACGAATGTAACCCAACTTTTTAAATCACCAGTAATCGAATGGCCAAATGGAATCACCATCGATTACATCGCCGAAAGAATTTATTGGGTTGACGCTAAATTAGATTACATTGGAAGTTCTGACTTTTAtggaaacaaatttaataaagtccTCCATGATTCTATATATGTAATGCATCCATTTTCCGTCGCTGTGTTTAAAGATACGATGTATTGGGATGATTGGAAGAGAAATTCGATTTTTAGCGCCGATAAAGATCACGGAATCGGTATTGATACTTTAGCAAACGAAATCCACGGTTTAAtggaaatgaaaatttacGCCCACAGTATCCAAGATGGCACAAACGCATGCGCAAACTCAACTTGTCAATACATTTGCGTTTCTGTTAATCAAAAACCAGTTTGTTTATGTCCCGATGGTTTCGACATGAAAGATGGAAAATGCGTTTGTCCAGGTGGTAGCGTACCAAACGCGAATATGAGTTGTCCTAAATACCAAAGTACTTGCAGTTTCAAATATTTCGCTTGCAAGTCTGGGCAGTGTATTCCAAAAAGTTGGCAATGCGATAACGAAAATGATTGCGCGGAAGGTGAAGATGAAAAGAATTGTGAAAGCGCAACTTGTGCCCCTAATTATTTCGCTTGCGATAATGGTCTGTGTCTTCCGACTTATTGGAGATGCGATTTCGATAAAGATTGTCCCGATGGTGCTGATGAAAGAAATTGTCCCGTTCAAAATTGTACTCAATCTCAATTTAAATGCAACAATGGAAGATGTATTTCAAATCATTGGAAATGCGATGGTGAAAATGATTGCAGAGATAATTCCGATGAACTTAATTGTTTCGATTCAGTCCCAGCTGTATGCAAGACAGATGAATTTAAATGTACAACTGGAGGAATTTCTTGTATCCCATTGTCTTGGTATTGCGATGGTGAAAATGACTGTTCGGATCATTCAGATGAGGCACAATGTAATAACTTAACTTGTTCTGAGTATCAATTTAAATGCGGCGGACcaaatgaaaaatgtattgtaaaaCAATGGGTTTGTGATGGGGATAAAGATTGTCCAGATGGTTCTGATGAAAAGAATTGTACTGAATCAACATCAACTGTTGAACCAACCCCGGTTTCAACATATAATTGCCACGAATGGATGTTTAAATGTGACAGTCAACTTTGTATACCTTATTGGTGGAAATGTGACATGGCCATTGATTGTGATGATGGAAGTGACGAAGCTGGTTGTTATTATCCAACAACAACGGCGACAAATTTAAATGTAACAGCTTCTGAAATTCCTTGGAGTTCTTCAACATGTGCAGCAAATCAATTTCAATGTGTTAGCGGTTATTGCATAAGTTCTTCTTGGGTTTGTGACGGTATGGCTGATTGCGAGGATCGAGAAGATGAGTTACATTGCCCGATTGCGCCGAAATGTTCTTTGGATCAATACACTTGTCGTTTTGATGGTTCTTGCATTTCATTATCTAAAGTTTGTGATGGAAATATCGATTGTTTAAATGGGCAAGATGAGGAATCTTGTACTTATAATCATAACGTTCCTGAAATACCTGCTCCGCCGACTTGTTCGATTGGTTTCTTCCCGTGTGATGTAAATATTTGTCATCCCATGGCTCAAAGATGCGATGGATTCCAACATTGCGCTGATGGTTTCGATGAAAATAATTGTACAAATGTTGACCGTTATTATCAAGTCTTACAAATGGGTATTGAAGATAGGGGTAGAACGGAATCCTCTTTATTCTTGTATTGGTGGATTGCAATGCCAGAAAATGAAAAACTAGAATTCCTTCCATCAATAAGTATGATTGGAAATAATACTTGGCAAAATGGAACTTGGATAGATACATCAAATTAcacgtttaaaaatttagaacCTTTTACCCATTATAACATGACTGTTTATGTTCGTGTTGCGAACACCACAAGAGTTTTTCCGCCAGCGAAGTTTTATCCATCAATGACAACGGAAGGTGTACCGAGTATTCCACTAAACGTTACTGTTAACCAAGTGAATGCTTCTCACGTTTTGGTTTCTTGGAACCAACCCACTCACGTTCATGGAGTTATTAAAGCGTACGAAGTTGGATTTTACCCCCCTTCCCCACCCATTCACATTACACAACACAACAATTCAACTTCAATGATGTTAGACCCCGATTTTGAAACGGGAGTAAAATATTCCTTCTACGTTATCGCCCATAACGCTAAACATTCTAGTGGATTATCTGAAGTTGTAACAATCGTTTTTGACAAGGATGCTGAAGTTGAGGCTGTTGAAAATTTAAGGGTTACCGCTCAAGATGAGCATAATATTTCGTTAGCGTGGGATTATGAGAAACGGTACGATGAATTTTTGGTAGAAATTACTGTCAGATCGCCTTATCCAAAATTGCAACCAAGAAGAACAAATACAACGAAAATTGATATTAAGAATTTATCGCCTAGTGTTTTGTATCAATTCGag gtgaGATCAGTTCACAAACAATTTAAAGGTCCATACAGTTACATAGCAACATATACAAATGGAACAAGCCTGCCAGAAGTACCAAATTTATCAGTAATGATTAATAAGAACGAAGCCACTTCTGTTAAAGTCAGTTGGGATCGACCAAAATACGCAAAGAAAGCCAATTGGATGTATGGTGTTTATTATGGATTAACAGTCGACGAAGTTTTGGAAA aaccGCGATTTAATACATCATCTTTAGGAGCAACAATAACTGGATTAGGAGCTTGCgaaagttatatttttacgGTTGGTTTAATAGGCCCGTTGGGAGTGGGACCGCTTCAAACGGATTCTCATATagtaaaaacattctttaatgTTCGTGCTCCGCCTGAAAATCTTCGTGTAACTCAAGGTTCTCGCCGATACGACATGATGACCGTAAAATGGTCCGCTTCTTGTCCTACCATCAACCAAGACCTTGGCTACATCATTTCTGTAACTGAATTGGGTCGAAATGAAATGATGCCCTTCAAATTAAAGAACGTAACCGCAACGGAAATAAGTCACGATTTCTATGTTAACTTCGGTGGGATTTATAAAGTTGTGGTTTCAACTGATGCTGAGGGCGCGAAACCATCGCCGGAAGTTATTTATAACGCACCTCCGGTTCCTCCAGCTTTTGATGTTCAAGTTATGATCGAAAATAACGGAAGTTACGTTGTTTATTGGCGTGGACATAACATTACTGCATTAAATTTAGCCAACGTTTCGTATGAGTATGAAGTTTTAATTTCTGAGGGTAAAGATCTTAATGAAAAAACAGCTCAACGATTTACGGTTACAAATCCaccatttatttataataacgtTACTGCGGAAATGTATTCGTTTGGTGTTATGATGAAAACAGAACGTGGTTATCGGTCTGCTCTTTCAAATGTGGCTACTGTTAAAACACCAGAAGCATCACCTTGGATGGGCGATATTAGTAAAACCAGTTTAACAACTGTTTTGGTAATTGTTTGTTTGCTATTGGTTGTTTCTGGAGGTGCTTTAGGTTTCCTTTATGTACGGCATAAGCGATTACAAAATAGTTTTACTCGTTTTGCAAATTCTCATTATGATTCTCGGTCGGATGCCGCCACATTTGATGACCACGGGTTAGAAGAAGAGGAGAGTCCCCAAATTCGGGGCTTTTCCGATGATGAACCACTCGTTATCgcttaa